The following proteins are co-located in the Neomonachus schauinslandi chromosome 8, ASM220157v2, whole genome shotgun sequence genome:
- the LOC110586645 gene encoding protein S100-A11-like, with the protein MAKMSSPTETERCIESLIAVFQKFAGKEGNNCTLSKTEFLTFMNTELAAFTKNQDPGVLDRMMKKLDLNADGQLDFQEFLNLIGGMAIACHDSFTRSTHFRK; encoded by the coding sequence ATGGCAAAAATGTCCAGCCCTACTGAGACCGAGCGGTGCATCGAGTCTCTGATTGCTGTTTTCCAGAAGTTTGCTGGAAAGGAGGGTAACAACTGCACACTCTCCAAGACAGAGTTCCTAACCTTCATGAATACAGAACTGGCTGCCTTCACAAAGAACCAGGACCCTGGTGTCCTTGATCGCATGATGAAGAAACTGGACCTCAACGCTGATGGGCAGCTAGATTTCCAAGAATTTCTTAATCTTATTGGTGGCATGGCCATAGCTTGCCATGACTCCTTTACAAGGTCTACCCATTTCCGGAAGTAA